The following proteins are co-located in the Solenopsis invicta isolate M01_SB chromosome 7, UNIL_Sinv_3.0, whole genome shotgun sequence genome:
- the LOC105193957 gene encoding chymotrypsin-1-like yields the protein MTLSNHFVSKRDFSHNCVNTRSYICIYISSNVKFYNFCRNHVPVQAFAMLPLALILIFVAVSGAEITQDDGDVDITKYPCVVSIRRNGKHVCSGAILDKYHVITSDRCVPPFKHVWNVMNDVVIVSGTSSIKPGGTQVFVKEMFSQNHHLNPHDNNVTSGLGVLKLIHALNFNEKTQPIALSDTELPLGAKLQMVSWMIADHDGKKTANLKKVTLTTIDSKECQSFHEKEISKSEFCTRAESGSNYCKGDSGSPLIYEGKLVGVTTYGISCDETPDPDVHTRINENIEYFNEIIKS from the exons ATGACTCTTAGCAATCATTTTGTTAGCAAACGTGACTTCTCTCACAACTGCGTAAACACTCgttcatatatatgtatatatataagcagtaacgttaaattttataacttctgtCGAAACCACGTTCCCGTACAGGCATTCGCAATGTTACCACTAGCATTGATTTTGATTTTCGTCGCCGTTAGTG gTGCTGAAATAACGCAAGACGACGGTGATGTTGATATCACAAAGTATCCATGTGTTGTATCGATTAGAAGAAACGGCAAACATGTTTGTTCCGGTGCTATACTTGACAAATATCATGTTATCACATCAGATCGATGTGTCCCACCGTTTAAGCATGTTTGGAATGTAATGAACGATGTAGTCATAGTGAGTGGCACAAGTAGCATTAAACCGGGTGGCACTCAGGTCTTCGTTAAGGAAATGTTCTCGCAAAATCATCATTTAAATCCACATGATAATAACGTCACTAGCGGACTTGGTGTGCTTaag CTCATACATGCACTTAATTTCAACGAGAAGACACAACCAATTGCGCTGTCTGATACAGAACTACCACTGGGCGCAAAATTGCAGATGGTCAGTTGGATGATAGCCGACCATGATGGAAAGAAAAccgcaaatttaaaaaaagtaacgttAACAACAATAGATTCTAAAGAATGTCAGTCATTCCACGAGAAAGAGATTTCTAAGTCTGAATTCTGCACTCGAGCGGAATCTGGAAGCAATTACTGCAAG ggTGACAGCGGCAGCCCTCTGATTTATGAAGGCAAACTTGTCGGTGTAACTACTTACGGTATCTCATGCGACGAAACTCCTGATCCGGATGTTCATACCCGtataaacgaaaatattgaatatttcaaCGAGATTATAaagtcataa